A stretch of Equus przewalskii isolate Varuska chromosome 11, EquPr2, whole genome shotgun sequence DNA encodes these proteins:
- the LOC103566758 gene encoding olfactory receptor 5M9-like, with amino-acid sequence MPNFTDVTQFILLGLTSHQKLKVLFFVVFLLVYMITLLGNIGMIILISISPQLQSPMYFFLSHLSFVDVCLSSNVTPKMLENLLSETKTISYVGCLVQCYFFIALVHVEVYILAAMAFDRYMAICKPLLYGSKMSRTVCVRLISVPYVYGFSVSLICTLWTYGLYFCGNFEINHFYCADPPLIKIACGGVHIKEYTMIVIAGISLTYSLSVLLTSYALLVIAVLRMPSADGRRKAFSTCGSHLTAVSLFYGTLIFMYLRRPTEDSVEQGKMVAVFYTTVIPMLNPMIYSLRNKDVKEAVNKAIIKANLGQ; translated from the coding sequence ATGCCAAATTTCACGGATGTGACACAATTTATTCTTCTGGGGTTGACCAGTCATCAGAAGCTTAAAGTTCTCTTTTTTGTGGTGTTCCTACTGGTTTACATGATCACTCTGTTAGGGAATATTGGTATGATTATTTTGATCAGCATCAGTCCCCAACTTCAGAGCCCTATGTACTTTTTCTTGAGTCATTTGTCTTTTGTGGATGTGTGCTTGTCTTCCAATGTCACCCCCAAAATGCTGGAAAACTTGTTATCAGAGACAAAAACCATTTCTTATGTTGGGTGTTTGGTGCAGTGTTACTTTTTCATTGCCCTTGTCCACGTGGAGGTCTATATCTTGGCGGCGATGGCCTTTGATCGCTacatggccatctgcaaacctctACTTTATGGCAGTAAAATGTCCAGGACTGTCTGTGTTCGACTCATCTCTGTACCTTATGTCTACGGATTCTCTGTGAGTCTAATATGCACACTGTGGACATATGGCTTGTACTTCTGTGGAAACTTTGAAATCAACCACTTTTATTGTGCAGACCCTCCTCTCATCAAGATTGCCTGTGGGGGTGTCCACATCAAAGAATACACGATGATTGTTATTGCTGGAATTAGTTTGACATATTCTCTCTCAGTGCTCCTCACCTCCTATGCTCTTCTTGTAATAGCTGTGCTACGCATGCCCTCTGCTGATGGGAGGAGAAAGGCCTTCTCCACTTGTGGGTCCCACTTGACAGCTGTTAGCCTGTTTTATGGGACTCTGATATTCATGTATCTAAGACGACCCACTGAAGATTCTGTGGAACAGGGGAAAATGGTGGCTGTGTTTTATACCACAGTGATCCCCATGCTGAATCCTATGATCTACAGTTTGAGAAACAAGGATGTAAAAGAGGCTGTCAACAAAGCAATCATCAAAGCAAACTTGGGGCAGTGA